The proteins below are encoded in one region of Neisseria macacae ATCC 33926:
- the ppsR gene encoding posphoenolpyruvate synthetase regulatory kinase/phosphorylase PpsR, with the protein MTAPRHVFYISDRTGLTAENIGEALLNQFGRIEFKRHTYPFIDTPEKARTVVEIVNRNAQENGLRPIAFVSVVNDEIREIIKKAGAFHINFFETFLGLLEKELNTEAVAAEQGHHSIGNTQRYDARMEAVNFSLNHDDGVSDKNLKEADVILMGVSRSGKTPTCLYLALQYGIRAANYPLIPDDLESTDLPRMVKPYKDKLFGLTIQPERLQAIRQERRPNSTYAKIDTCRSEIADAQNMFKRHGIPFTNTTDKSVEELAVHILQACKLKRRF; encoded by the coding sequence ATGACCGCCCCGCGCCATGTGTTTTATATTTCCGACCGTACCGGCCTGACTGCTGAAAATATCGGTGAGGCACTGCTGAATCAGTTTGGCAGAATCGAATTCAAACGCCACACCTATCCCTTCATCGATACGCCTGAAAAAGCGCGTACCGTCGTCGAAATAGTCAACCGCAACGCTCAGGAAAACGGTTTGCGCCCGATTGCCTTCGTCAGCGTCGTCAATGACGAAATCCGTGAAATCATCAAAAAAGCGGGTGCTTTCCATATCAATTTTTTCGAAACCTTCCTCGGGCTTTTGGAAAAAGAACTCAACACCGAGGCGGTTGCCGCCGAACAGGGTCACCACAGTATCGGCAATACGCAACGCTACGATGCGCGTATGGAGGCGGTCAATTTCTCGCTCAACCACGATGACGGCGTCAGCGATAAAAACCTGAAAGAAGCCGATGTGATCCTGATGGGCGTATCGCGTTCGGGCAAAACGCCGACTTGTCTTTACCTTGCCTTGCAATACGGTATCCGCGCCGCCAATTACCCGCTGATTCCCGACGATTTGGAATCCACCGACCTGCCGCGCATGGTCAAACCTTACAAAGACAAACTGTTCGGCCTGACCATTCAACCCGAACGCCTGCAGGCCATCCGTCAAGAGCGCCGTCCGAATTCGACTTATGCCAAAATCGATACCTGCCGCAGTGAGATTGCCGATGCGCAAAATATGTTTAAACGTCACGGTATTCCGTTCACCAATACGACCGATAAATCGGTGGAAGAACTTGCCGTCCATATTCTTCAAGCCTGCAAATTGAAACGGCGTTTTTGA
- a CDS encoding PhoH family protein, translating into MTHTVHLQFEDIDNTVLQRLCGALDGNLEALGKALDIQISRRFEHFTFMGELAHAGRRALLALAEAAEQGDLDDNAIRLAAVEAKTADEKHEEKHHDQQYYFRTKRGSIGGRTPRQNGYIRALLNHDVVFGLGPAGTGKTYLAVAAAVDAMEKHQIERIVLVRPAVEAGEKLGFLPGDLAQKVDPYLRPLYDALYDLMGFDRVTKLMEKGLIEIAPLAYMRGRTLNGAYVILDEAQNTTPEQMKMFLTRIGFGAKAVITGDISQIDLPRNVKSGLKDAREKLRDVEGLYFHTFTSEDVVRHPLVQKIVEAYEAAEEQAERSSAAER; encoded by the coding sequence ATGACCCATACCGTCCATCTTCAATTTGAAGACATCGACAACACCGTCCTCCAACGCCTCTGCGGCGCGCTTGACGGCAACCTCGAAGCCTTGGGCAAAGCCCTCGACATCCAAATCAGCCGCCGCTTCGAACACTTCACCTTCATGGGCGAACTCGCCCACGCCGGCCGCCGCGCCTTGCTCGCGCTCGCCGAAGCCGCCGAACAAGGTGATCTGGACGACAACGCCATCCGTCTCGCCGCCGTCGAAGCCAAAACCGCCGACGAGAAACACGAAGAAAAACACCACGACCAACAATATTATTTCCGCACCAAGCGCGGCAGCATAGGCGGGCGTACCCCGCGCCAAAACGGCTACATCCGCGCTTTGTTAAACCACGACGTCGTCTTCGGGCTGGGGCCCGCCGGTACGGGTAAAACCTATCTCGCCGTTGCTGCCGCCGTCGATGCCATGGAAAAACACCAAATCGAACGCATCGTTCTCGTCCGCCCCGCCGTCGAAGCAGGCGAAAAACTCGGCTTCCTGCCCGGCGATTTGGCGCAAAAAGTTGACCCCTACCTGCGCCCGCTTTACGACGCGCTCTACGATCTGATGGGCTTCGACCGCGTGACCAAACTGATGGAAAAAGGCCTGATCGAAATCGCCCCGCTCGCCTACATGCGCGGCCGCACGCTCAACGGCGCGTATGTGATTTTGGACGAAGCGCAAAACACTACGCCCGAACAGATGAAAATGTTCCTGACCCGCATCGGTTTCGGCGCGAAAGCCGTCATCACCGGCGATATTAGCCAAATCGACCTCCCGCGCAACGTCAAATCCGGCTTGAAAGACGCACGTGAAAAACTGCGCGACGTGGAAGGGCTGTATTTCCACACCTTCACCAGCGAAGACGTCGTCCGTCATCCGCTGGTACAGAAAATTGTGGAAGCGTATGAAGCGGCAGAAGAGCAAGCCGAAAGAAGCAGCGCCGCTGAACGGTAA
- a CDS encoding Glu/Leu/Phe/Val family dehydrogenase: MSQSAAKETLNPFEIARKQVKTACDRLNADPAVYEILKSPQRVLEVTFPVKLDNGTVKTFTGYRSQHNNAVGPYKGGVRFHPNVNLDEVKALSIWMTIKCCVAGIPYGGGKGGITLDPRDYSEAELERISRAYSEAISPLIGEKIDIPAPDVNTNGKIMSWMVDAYENVVKKSAPGVFTGKPVEFGGSLARTEATGYGVNFAAVQALEKLGKDVKGATYAIQGFGNVGYHTGYYAHQSGAKVVAVSTVDVAIYNENGLDMEALFKEFQEKGFITNEAGYGKEISNAELLALDVDVLAPCALENQLTSENAGKVRAKIVVEGANGPTTPEADAILRQNGVLVVPDILANCGGVVVSYFEWVQNLQGYYWEFDEVQEKETVVLRRAFRDIWNLAQEYDVDLRTASYMMSIRRVEKAMKLRGWY; encoded by the coding sequence ATGTCCCAATCCGCCGCAAAAGAAACCCTTAACCCTTTCGAAATCGCCCGCAAACAGGTCAAAACTGCCTGCGACCGACTCAATGCCGATCCTGCGGTGTATGAAATCCTGAAAAGCCCGCAACGCGTTTTGGAAGTTACCTTCCCCGTCAAACTCGACAACGGCACGGTCAAGACCTTCACCGGCTACCGTTCGCAACACAACAACGCCGTCGGCCCGTACAAAGGCGGCGTGCGCTTCCATCCCAATGTGAATTTGGACGAAGTCAAAGCACTGTCGATTTGGATGACCATCAAATGCTGCGTTGCGGGCATTCCTTACGGCGGCGGCAAAGGCGGCATTACCTTGGATCCGCGCGATTATTCCGAAGCAGAGTTGGAACGCATTTCACGCGCTTATTCCGAAGCCATCTCCCCGCTCATCGGCGAGAAAATCGATATTCCCGCTCCCGATGTGAACACCAACGGCAAAATCATGTCGTGGATGGTTGATGCCTACGAAAACGTCGTTAAAAAATCCGCGCCGGGCGTGTTCACTGGTAAACCGGTCGAATTCGGCGGCTCTTTGGCGCGTACCGAAGCGACAGGTTACGGCGTAAACTTCGCTGCCGTTCAAGCTTTGGAAAAACTCGGCAAAGACGTCAAAGGCGCGACCTACGCCATTCAAGGCTTCGGCAATGTGGGCTACCACACTGGCTATTACGCGCATCAATCCGGCGCGAAAGTCGTCGCCGTTTCCACCGTCGATGTCGCCATCTACAATGAAAACGGCTTGGATATGGAAGCCCTCTTCAAAGAGTTCCAAGAAAAAGGCTTCATTACCAACGAAGCGGGTTACGGCAAAGAAATCAGCAACGCCGAACTCTTGGCATTGGATGTGGACGTACTCGCCCCTTGCGCGCTGGAAAACCAACTGACTTCCGAAAACGCCGGCAAAGTCCGCGCTAAAATCGTCGTCGAAGGCGCAAACGGTCCGACTACGCCCGAAGCCGATGCCATCCTGCGCCAAAACGGCGTGTTGGTCGTGCCTGATATTCTGGCGAACTGCGGCGGCGTGGTCGTTTCCTATTTCGAATGGGTGCAAAACCTGCAAGGCTATTACTGGGAATTTGACGAAGTTCAGGAAAAAGAAACCGTTGTCCTGCGCCGCGCGTTCCGCGATATTTGGAATCTGGCGCAAGAGTATGACGTGGACTTGCGTACAGCGTCTTATATGATGAGTATCCGCCGCGTTGAAAAAGCGATGAAGCTGCGCGGTTGGTACTGA
- the pepN gene encoding aminopeptidase N — MSKTVRYLKDYQTPAYRILETDLHFDIAEPQTVVKSRLTVEPQRVGEPLVLDGSAKLLSVKINGAAADYVLEGETLTIAGVPSERFTVEVETEILPAENKSLMGLYASGGNLFTQCEPEGFRKITFYIDRPDVMSKFTTTIVADKKRYPVLLSNGNKIDGGEFSDDRHWVKWEDPFAKPSYLFALVAGDLAVTEDRFTTMSGRNVKIEFYTTEADKPKVGFAVESLKNAMKWDETRFGLEYDLDIFMVVAVGDFNMGAMENKGLNIFNTKFVLADSRTATDTDFEGIESVVGHEYFHNWTGNRVTCRDWFQLSLKEGLTVFRDQEFSGDRASRAVRRIENIRLLRQHQFPEDAGPTAHPVRPASYEEMNNFYTMTVYEKGAEVVRMYHTLLGEEGFQKGMKLYFQRHDGQAVTCDDFRAAMADANGINLDQFALWYSQAGTPVLEAEGRLKNNIFELTVKQTVPPTPDMADKQPMMIPVKIGLLNRNGEAVAFDYQGKRATEAVLLLTEAEQTFPLEGVTEAVVPSLLRGFSAPVHLNYPYSDDDLLLLLAHDSDAFTRWEAAQTLYRRAVAANLAALSDGVELPKHEKLLAAVEKVISDDLLDNAFKALLLGVPSEAELWDGAENIDPLRYHQAREALLDTLAVRFLPKWHELNRQAAKQENQSYEYSPEAAGWRTLRNVCRAFVLRADPAHIETVAEKYGEMAQNMTHEWGILSAVNGNESDTRNRLLAQFADKFSDDALVMDKYFALVGLSRRSDTLQQVQTALQHPKFSLENPNKARSLIGSFSRNVPHFHAQDGSGYRFIADKVIEIDRFNPQVAARLVQAFNLCNKLEPHRKNLVKQELQRIQAQEGLSKDVGEIVGKILD; from the coding sequence ATGAGCAAAACCGTCCGTTATCTGAAAGATTACCAAACACCTGCCTACCGCATTCTTGAAACTGACCTGCATTTTGACATTGCCGAACCGCAAACCGTCGTGAAATCCCGTTTGACGGTTGAGCCGCAGAGGGTAGGGGAGCCGCTGGTGTTGGACGGTTCGGCGAAACTCTTGTCCGTCAAAATCAACGGGGCGGCGGCGGATTATGTGTTGGAAGGCGAGACGCTGACGATTGCGGGCGTGCCGTCCGAACGCTTCACCGTTGAAGTGGAAACCGAAATCCTGCCGGCGGAAAACAAATCGCTGATGGGGCTGTATGCTTCCGGCGGTAATTTGTTTACCCAATGCGAGCCGGAAGGCTTCCGCAAAATCACGTTCTACATCGACCGTCCTGATGTGATGTCCAAGTTCACGACCACCATTGTCGCGGACAAAAAACGCTATCCCGTTTTGCTCTCCAACGGCAACAAAATCGACGGCGGCGAGTTTTCAGACGACCGCCATTGGGTGAAATGGGAAGACCCGTTTGCCAAACCGAGCTATCTGTTTGCTTTGGTCGCGGGCGATTTGGCGGTCACGGAAGACCGTTTCACCACCATGAGCGGCAGAAACGTCAAAATCGAGTTTTACACCACCGAAGCGGACAAGCCCAAGGTCGGCTTTGCCGTGGAATCGTTGAAAAACGCGATGAAATGGGACGAAACGCGCTTCGGTTTGGAATACGACTTGGATATTTTCATGGTCGTCGCCGTGGGCGATTTCAATATGGGCGCGATGGAAAACAAGGGTTTGAACATTTTTAACACCAAGTTTGTCCTTGCCGACAGCCGCACCGCCACCGATACCGATTTCGAAGGCATCGAATCCGTGGTCGGACACGAGTATTTCCACAACTGGACGGGCAACCGCGTCACCTGCCGCGACTGGTTCCAGCTTTCGCTGAAGGAAGGGCTGACCGTGTTCCGCGACCAAGAATTTTCCGGCGACCGCGCCAGCCGCGCCGTGCGCCGCATCGAAAACATCCGCCTGCTGCGCCAGCACCAGTTCCCCGAAGACGCAGGCCCGACCGCCCATCCGGTGCGCCCCGCCAGCTATGAGGAGATGAACAATTTCTACACCATGACCGTTTATGAAAAAGGCGCGGAAGTGGTGCGGATGTATCACACCCTGCTCGGCGAAGAGGGTTTCCAGAAAGGCATGAAGCTCTATTTCCAACGCCACGACGGGCAGGCCGTTACCTGCGACGATTTCCGCGCGGCGATGGCGGACGCGAACGGCATCAATCTCGACCAGTTCGCCTTGTGGTACAGCCAGGCGGGCACGCCCGTTTTGGAAGCGGAAGGTCGTCTGAAAAACAATATTTTCGAGTTGACCGTCAAACAAACCGTGCCGCCCACGCCCGATATGGCGGACAAACAGCCGATGATGATTCCGGTCAAAATCGGGCTGTTGAACCGCAACGGCGAAGCGGTGGCATTCGACTATCAGGGCAAACGCGCGACCGAAGCCGTGTTGCTGCTGACCGAAGCCGAACAGACCTTCCCGCTCGAAGGTGTAACCGAAGCCGTCGTTCCCTCGCTGCTGCGCGGGTTCAGCGCGCCGGTGCATCTGAACTATCCGTACAGCGACGACGACCTGCTGCTCCTGCTTGCCCATGACAGCGACGCCTTCACGCGCTGGGAAGCCGCCCAAACGCTCTACCGTCGCGCCGTCGCCGCCAACCTTGCCGCGCTTTCAGATGGCGTCGAGTTGCCGAAACACGAAAAACTGCTTGCCGCCGTCGAAAAAGTCATTTCAGACGACCTCTTGGATAACGCCTTCAAAGCCCTGCTTTTGGGCGTGCCGTCAGAAGCCGAACTGTGGGACGGCGCGGAAAACATTGACCCGCTGCGCTACCATCAGGCGCGCGAAGCCTTGTTGGATACGCTTGCCGTTCGCTTTTTGCCGAAATGGCACGAATTGAACCGTCAGGCGGCGAAGCAGGAAAACCAAAGCTATGAATACAGTCCCGAAGCCGCCGGCTGGCGCACGCTGCGCAACGTCTGCCGCGCCTTCGTCCTGCGCGCCGACCCCGCGCACATCGAAACCGTTGCCGAAAAATACGGCGAAATGGCACAAAACATGACCCACGAATGGGGCATCCTGTCCGCCGTCAACGGCAATGAAAGCGATACGCGCAACCGCCTGCTGGCGCAGTTTGCCGACAAGTTTTCAGACGACGCGCTGGTGATGGACAAATATTTTGCCCTCGTCGGTTTAAGCCGCCGCAGCGACACCCTGCAACAGGTTCAAACCGCCTTGCAGCATCCGAAATTCAGCCTCGAAAACCCCAACAAAGCCCGTTCGCTCATCGGCAGCTTCAGCCGCAACGTCCCGCATTTCCACGCGCAAGACGGCAGCGGCTACCGCTTCATCGCCGACAAAGTCATCGAAATCGACCGCTTCAACCCGCAGGTCGCCGCCCGTCTGGTGCAGGCGTTCAACCTCTGCAACAAGCTCGAGCCGCACCGCAAAAACTTGGTGAAACAAGAATTGCAGCGCATTCAGGCGCAGGAAGGATTGTCGAAAGACGTAGGCGAAATCGTCGGCAAGATTTTGGATTGA
- the ppsA gene encoding phosphoenolpyruvate synthase, with translation MADNYVIWFENLRMTDVESVGGKNASLGEMISQLTEKGVRVPGGFATTAEAYRAFLAHNGLSERISAALAQLDVEDVAELARVGKEIRQWILDTPFPEQLDAEIETAWNKMVADAGGADISVAVRSSATAEDLPDASFAGQQETFLNINGLENVKEAMRHVFASLYNDRAISYRVHKGFEHDIVALSAGVQRMVRSDSGASGVMFTLDTESGFDQVVFVTSSYGLGENVVQGAVNPDEFYVFKPTLKAGKPAILRKTMGSKQIKMIFTDKAEAGKSVMNVDVPEEDRNRFSITDEEITELAHYALTIEKHYGRPMDIEWGRDGLDGKLYILQARPETVKSQEESSRNLRRFDINGDKNVLCEGRAIGQKVGQGKVRLVKDASEMDSVEAGDVLVTDMTDPDWEPVMKRASAIVTNRGGRTCHAAIIARELGIPAVVGCGNATELLSNGQEVTVSCAEGDTGFIYSGLLDVQITDVALDNMPKAPVKVMMNVGNPELAFSFANLPSEGIGLARMEFIINRQIGIHPKALLEFDKQDDELKAEITRRIAGYASPVDFYVDKIAEGVATLAASVYPRKTIVRMSDFKSNEYANLVGGSIYEPHEENPMLGFRGAARYVAESFKDCFALECKALKRVRDEMGLTNVEIMIPFVRTLGEAEAVVKALKENGLERGKNGLRLIMMCELPSNAVLAEQFLQYFDGFSIGSNDMTQLTLGLDRDSGLVSESFDERNPAVKVMLHLAISACRKQNKYVGICGQGPSDHPDFAKWLVQEGIESVSLNPDTVIETWLYLANELNK, from the coding sequence ATGGCTGACAACTACGTAATTTGGTTTGAAAACCTGCGTATGACTGATGTTGAAAGCGTGGGCGGCAAAAACGCCTCCCTAGGTGAAATGATCAGTCAGCTGACTGAAAAAGGCGTCCGCGTCCCCGGCGGCTTTGCCACTACTGCCGAAGCCTACCGCGCATTTTTGGCGCACAACGGACTGAGCGAGCGTATTTCCGCCGCACTGGCACAACTGGATGTGGAAGATGTCGCCGAACTGGCGCGCGTCGGTAAAGAAATCCGCCAATGGATTTTGGATACGCCCTTCCCCGAACAACTGGATGCCGAAATCGAAACGGCATGGAACAAAATGGTTGCAGACGCAGGCGGCGCGGACATTTCCGTTGCCGTCCGTTCTTCTGCGACCGCCGAAGACCTGCCCGACGCATCGTTTGCAGGTCAACAAGAAACCTTCTTGAATATCAACGGCTTGGAAAACGTTAAAGAAGCCATGCGCCATGTATTCGCTTCTTTGTACAACGACCGGGCCATCTCCTACCGCGTACATAAAGGCTTCGAACACGACATCGTCGCCCTCTCCGCAGGCGTGCAACGCATGGTGCGTTCCGACAGCGGCGCGTCCGGCGTCATGTTCACCCTCGACACCGAATCCGGCTTCGACCAAGTCGTTTTCGTGACTTCATCTTACGGTCTGGGCGAAAACGTCGTACAAGGCGCGGTCAACCCCGATGAATTCTATGTATTCAAACCCACGCTGAAAGCAGGCAAACCTGCCATCCTGCGCAAAACCATGGGTTCGAAACAAATCAAAATGATCTTTACCGACAAAGCAGAAGCCGGTAAATCCGTGATGAACGTCGATGTTCCCGAAGAAGACCGCAACCGTTTCTCCATTACCGACGAAGAAATCACCGAGTTGGCACACTACGCGCTGACAATCGAAAAACACTACGGCCGCCCGATGGATATCGAATGGGGCCGTGACGGCTTGGACGGCAAACTCTACATCCTGCAAGCCCGCCCCGAGACCGTGAAATCCCAAGAAGAAAGCAGCCGCAACCTGCGCCGCTTCGACATCAACGGCGACAAAAACGTCTTGTGCGAAGGCCGCGCCATCGGTCAAAAAGTCGGTCAAGGCAAAGTCCGCTTGGTGAAAGACGCCTCCGAAATGGATTCCGTTGAAGCAGGCGACGTACTCGTTACCGACATGACCGACCCGGATTGGGAGCCGGTAATGAAACGCGCTTCTGCCATCGTCACCAACCGCGGCGGCCGCACCTGCCACGCCGCCATCATCGCGCGCGAACTGGGTATTCCTGCCGTAGTCGGCTGCGGCAATGCGACCGAATTGCTGAGCAACGGTCAAGAAGTTACCGTCTCCTGTGCCGAAGGCGATACAGGCTTTATCTATTCCGGTCTGCTGGACGTACAAATCACCGACGTTGCCTTGGACAATATGCCCAAAGCGCCGGTTAAAGTCATGATGAACGTCGGCAACCCCGAACTGGCATTCAGCTTCGCCAACCTGCCGAGCGAAGGCATCGGCTTGGCACGCATGGAATTCATCATCAACCGCCAAATCGGCATCCACCCGAAAGCCTTGTTGGAATTTGACAAACAAGACGATGAATTGAAAGCGGAAATTACCCGCCGCATCGCCGGCTACGCCTCCCCTGTCGACTTCTACGTCGATAAAATCGCCGAAGGCGTGGCAACATTGGCCGCATCGGTTTATCCGCGTAAAACCATCGTCCGTATGTCCGACTTCAAATCCAACGAATACGCCAACTTGGTCGGCGGCAGCATTTACGAACCGCACGAAGAAAACCCGATGCTGGGCTTCCGTGGCGCGGCGCGTTATGTCGCCGAAAGCTTCAAAGACTGCTTCGCGCTCGAATGCAAAGCCCTCAAACGCGTCCGTGACGAAATGGGGCTGACCAACGTCGAAATCATGATTCCGTTCGTCCGCACGTTGGGCGAAGCCGAAGCCGTCGTCAAAGCCTTGAAAGAAAACGGTTTGGAACGCGGTAAAAACGGCCTGCGCCTGATCATGATGTGCGAACTGCCGAGCAACGCGGTATTGGCAGAACAATTCCTGCAATACTTCGACGGCTTCTCTATCGGTTCCAACGACATGACCCAACTGACCCTCGGCCTCGACCGCGACAGCGGCTTGGTGTCCGAATCGTTTGACGAACGCAACCCTGCCGTCAAAGTGATGCTGCATTTGGCAATCTCTGCCTGCCGCAAGCAAAACAAATACGTCGGTATCTGCGGTCAAGGTCCGTCAGACCATCCGGATTTCGCCAAATGGCTGGTTCAAGAAGGCATCGAAAGCGTTTCCCTGAATCCGGATACCGTCATCGAAACTTGGCTGTATTTGGCTAACGAGTTGAATAAATAA
- the mnmA gene encoding tRNA 2-thiouridine(34) synthase MnmA yields the protein MDITQQPSNIIVGLSGGVDSSVTAALLKQQGYQVRGVFMQNWEDDDNDEYCSIKQDSFDAIAVADIIGIDIDIVNFAAQYKDNVFAYFLKEYSAGRTPNPDVLCNAEIKFKCFLDYAIEQGADTIATGHYARKEVRNGVHYLLKGLDQNKDQSYFLYRLKPFQLERAIFPLGDLEKPEVRRLAAEFNLPTAAKKDSTGICFIGERPFREFLQKYLPTNNGKMVTPEGKTVGEHVGLMFYTLGQRKGLGIGGAGEPWFVAAKDLTKNELIVVQGHDHPLLYTRSLVMNDLSFTLPERPKEGRYTCKTRYRMADAPCELRYLDDEMVELVFDEPQWAVTPGQSAVLYDGDVCLGGGIIMSTDKPVIITA from the coding sequence ATGGACATTACTCAACAACCTTCAAACATCATCGTCGGGCTCTCCGGCGGTGTCGATTCCTCCGTAACCGCCGCCTTGCTCAAACAGCAGGGTTATCAAGTGCGCGGTGTGTTTATGCAAAACTGGGAGGACGACGACAATGACGAATATTGCAGCATCAAGCAGGACTCTTTCGATGCCATTGCCGTCGCCGACATCATCGGCATAGACATCGACATCGTCAATTTTGCCGCCCAATACAAAGACAACGTATTCGCCTATTTTCTCAAAGAGTACAGCGCGGGGCGCACGCCGAATCCGGATGTGTTGTGCAACGCGGAAATCAAATTCAAATGCTTTTTGGACTACGCCATAGAGCAAGGCGCGGATACCATTGCCACCGGACATTATGCGCGCAAAGAAGTCCGCAACGGCGTGCATTACCTGCTCAAAGGTTTGGATCAAAACAAAGACCAAAGCTATTTCCTCTACCGCCTCAAGCCTTTCCAACTCGAACGCGCGATTTTCCCGTTGGGCGATTTGGAAAAACCTGAAGTCCGCCGCCTTGCCGCCGAATTCAATTTGCCGACTGCCGCCAAAAAAGACAGTACCGGCATCTGCTTCATCGGCGAACGTCCGTTCCGCGAGTTCCTGCAAAAATACCTGCCGACCAACAACGGCAAAATGGTGACGCCCGAAGGCAAAACCGTCGGCGAACACGTCGGGCTGATGTTCTACACGCTCGGACAGCGCAAAGGATTGGGCATCGGCGGCGCAGGCGAGCCGTGGTTTGTCGCCGCGAAGGATTTGACGAAAAACGAACTCATCGTCGTACAAGGTCATGACCATCCGCTGCTCTATACCCGCAGCCTCGTCATGAACGATTTGAGTTTCACGCTGCCCGAACGCCCGAAAGAAGGGCGCTACACCTGCAAAACCCGCTACCGCATGGCGGACGCGCCCTGCGAATTGCGTTATCTTGATGATGAAATGGTCGAGCTGGTGTTCGACGAACCGCAATGGGCGGTAACGCCCGGTCAATCCGCCGTGCTGTACGACGGCGATGTCTGCTTGGGCGGCGGCATTATCATGTCCACCGACAAGCCCGTCATTATTACTGCTTGA
- a CDS encoding AMP-binding protein has protein sequence MEKLWLNSYEQGVNAEIDITQYSSISDVFRQSVEKFAHQPAFQNMGKTLTYAEVGKLAENFASYLQNVLKLPRGERVAIMLPNLLQYPIALFGILQAGLVAVNTNPLYTPRELEHQLKDSGATTIIVLENFANTLELVLPRTQIKHVIVASVGEMFGFFKGTLMNFVLRKIKKMVPEYRISGAIPFQTTLKEGAAHTFRPVTLTREDTALLQYTGGTTGVAKGAVLSHGNICANMLQAKEWIKNQLREGKETVIAALPLYHIFALTVNLMIFTNAGSKIILITNPRDMKGFIGELKKERISVFIGVNTLFNGMVNQPDFAAVDFSNLRLTLGGGMATQKAVAEKWKKITGTPIVEAYGLTEASPGVCCNPLNIEAYSGGIGLPVPSTEVELRDADGKEVPVGQPGELWVRGPQVMKGYWNRPEETAKTIDARGFLETGDIAVMDEKGWLKLVDRKKDLIVVSGFNVYPNEIEEVVSHNDKVMEVACIGVPNEKTGEALKVFVVKKDPSLTKEELIAFCRSELTAYKVPKDIEFRDELPKSNVGKILRRELREQAQNK, from the coding sequence ATGGAAAAACTCTGGCTCAACAGCTACGAACAAGGCGTCAATGCCGAAATCGACATCACGCAATACAGCTCTATCAGCGACGTATTCCGTCAAAGCGTTGAAAAATTCGCGCATCAACCCGCGTTTCAAAACATGGGCAAAACGCTCACTTACGCCGAAGTCGGCAAGCTGGCGGAAAATTTCGCTTCCTATCTGCAAAACGTTCTGAAGCTGCCGCGCGGCGAGCGCGTGGCGATTATGCTGCCCAACCTGTTGCAATACCCGATTGCGCTTTTCGGTATCCTGCAGGCGGGGCTGGTGGCGGTCAACACCAATCCGCTCTACACCCCGCGCGAGCTGGAGCATCAGTTGAAAGACAGCGGCGCGACCACAATCATCGTTCTGGAAAATTTTGCCAACACGCTGGAGCTGGTGCTGCCGCGCACGCAAATCAAACACGTCATCGTCGCCTCTGTCGGAGAAATGTTCGGTTTCTTCAAAGGCACGCTGATGAATTTCGTGCTGCGCAAAATCAAAAAAATGGTGCCCGAATACCGCATTTCCGGTGCTATTCCTTTTCAGACGACTCTGAAAGAAGGTGCGGCGCATACCTTCCGCCCCGTTACCCTGACCCGCGAAGATACCGCGCTGTTGCAATACACGGGCGGCACGACCGGCGTGGCAAAAGGCGCCGTCCTCAGCCACGGCAACATCTGCGCCAATATGCTGCAGGCGAAAGAATGGATTAAAAACCAACTGCGCGAAGGCAAAGAAACCGTCATCGCCGCGCTGCCGCTTTACCACATCTTCGCCCTGACGGTGAACCTGATGATTTTCACCAATGCCGGTTCCAAAATCATCCTGATTACCAACCCGCGCGATATGAAAGGCTTTATCGGCGAACTCAAAAAAGAGCGCATCAGCGTCTTCATCGGCGTGAACACCTTGTTTAACGGCATGGTCAACCAACCCGATTTCGCCGCCGTCGATTTCTCCAATCTGCGCCTGACTTTGGGCGGCGGCATGGCGACTCAAAAAGCCGTCGCCGAAAAATGGAAAAAAATTACCGGTACGCCCATCGTCGAAGCCTACGGCCTGACCGAAGCCAGTCCCGGCGTGTGCTGCAACCCGCTCAATATCGAAGCATACAGCGGCGGCATCGGATTGCCCGTTCCCTCCACCGAAGTCGAATTGCGCGATGCGGACGGCAAAGAAGTCCCCGTCGGACAGCCGGGCGAACTTTGGGTGCGCGGCCCGCAAGTGATGAAAGGCTACTGGAATCGTCCCGAAGAAACCGCCAAAACCATAGACGCGCGCGGCTTTTTGGAAACCGGCGACATCGCCGTCATGGACGAAAAAGGCTGGCTGAAACTGGTTGACCGCAAAAAAGACCTTATCGTCGTTTCCGGTTTCAACGTTTATCCGAACGAAATCGAAGAAGTCGTTTCGCACAACGATAAAGTCATGGAAGTCGCCTGTATCGGCGTGCCCAACGAAAAAACAGGCGAAGCACTCAAAGTCTTCGTCGTCAAAAAAGACCCGAGCCTGACCAAAGAAGAACTCATCGCATTCTGCCGCTCCGAGCTGACGGCTTATAAAGTGCCGAAAGACATCGAGTTCCGCGACGAGTTGCCCAAGTCCAACGTCGGCAAAATCCTGCGCCGCGAGCTTCGCGAACAAGCGCAAAACAAATAA